The genomic region CTGTGGCACAGTGAAGAAGCAATCTTTACAGAACCCCTGACTAAATATAGGCTTGTCCTGCCCACAGTTCAGGCATTGAAAACGCTCAAAGCGCAGTGTTAGCTTTTTACCTAATAGGGCATTCATCAGCAGGAAGTCGCCTTGCAAAGGCAGGTAATAGCGTACGGGAGAGGCAAGTTCAGCCCACATTTTTTGTAATACACCTTCAAACATACAGCATTCTATTTTATGGCAAAAGTACGAATTTCTAATTAAATAGCCATTATAAAACTTAAAATTATGCTATAAGGACAATAGCGCTTCCGTTATCCCTCCGATAACGATCCGTTCAGAGAGAATTTTATTGTCATTTTTTTAACATTTCACTACTTCTATTACATTCTAATCTGGGAGAGCTAAAAACGAAATGAAATATCCTTAACAGTGTTACGTCGCCACTGAATTCGTTGTATTTACCATACGAAACAGCTCCAATTTTACTTTTGTATATATTTACATTCTTTCGTTTTAAATTAAAATAGAATGTTTTACTTATTTTTAAAAAATGTTAAAAATAATTGTATAGATGTTAGAAAAATGTTAATTTTGCAGCGTCAATTTAACATTAATATTATGAATAATAAAATGAGAATTCTGTTATTCTTGTTTGCGATGATAAGCTCGGTGCTCTTTGCACAAGAAAAGACAGTAAAAGGTGTCGTTACAGACCAAAAGGGAATGCCTTTACCAGGTGTTTCTGTAGTTCTAAAAAACTCAAACCCTCCAAAAGGGGTGGCTACTGATTTCGACGGTAATTATGAAATTAACGTGAAAAACGGCAGTGTGCTGATTTTTAGTTCAGTGGGATTTACCACACAAGAGAAGACCGCACAAGGCTCAGGTAGCTCTATAAAGCTGAATGTTACCTTAAAAGAAGAGGCGCAGCAACTCGGTGAAGTAGTTGTTACGGCTTTAGGTATCAAACGTGAAGAAAAAGCCTTGCCTTATGCGGCTCAGCAGGTAAAAACTGAGGAGCTCACCAAGGTAAAGGATGCTAACTTTATCAATGCTCTCAATGGTAAGGTGGCAGGGGTAACTATCAACCGCAGCTCCTCAGGGATTGGTGGGGCTTCACGCGTAGTGATGCGTGGGTCAAAGTCCATTGAGAAAAGCAACAATGCCCTTTATGTAGTAGATGGGGTGCCAATGCTCTCCTTGACCTCTAAGCAAGGCGAAGGGCGCTTTCAATCGGCAGGTTCTACTGAAAGTATTGCCGACATCAACCCTGATGATATTGAGAGTATGACGGTTCTTACAGGGGCTTCAGCAGCAGCCCTCTACGGATCGGCAGCAGCTAATGGCGCGATACTCATTACCACTAAAAAAGGGAAAGAAGGGAAGATGAACATTCAGTTCTCGTCCACCTCCGAAGTAGCCAGTCCGCTGATGTTGCCTGACTTCCAGAACAAGTATGGCAACGATGGGGCTGTTACCTCTTGGGGGGCAGCACTTCCTGAAGGGGCGGCGCGTTATAATGTAAAGGACTTTTTCCGTCCATCAACTACATTTACCAACTCTGTCTCACTCTCAGGCGGTACAGAAAAGAACCAGACCTATTTCTCAGCAGCCTCAACAAATGCTCAGGGTATCATCCCTAACAACACTTACAATCGCTACAATTTTACAGTGCGCAACACTACGCACCTGCTCAATGATAAGCTGCGTATTGATGCCTCTGCGGGGTATATCCTCCAGAACAATCTCAATATGATTAACCAAGGGGAGTATATGAACCCATTAGTAAGTGCCTACCTAATGCCTCGTGGCTATGGCTTGGATAGGGCAAAGGCTTTTGAGCAATACAACCCTACCACGCACATCTATGAACAAGTATGGGGCGACCTTAAGGCAGGCTCAGACGGCACTTTCGGGGGTACTTTCGCAGGCGACTATACGCTGCAAAACCCTTATTGGGAAGCCTATCGCAATTTGCGTGAGGCAAAGCGTAACCGCTACTTGCTTTCTTTAGGGGTATCGCTCGACCTGAAACAGTGGAGCCCTACTGAAAAATGGGATATCTCAGGACGTATTCGCACCGATAACACCCACTTTACCAACACTAATAAACTATATGCTTCAACACTTGCAGCAGGCACTGACGTAAGCAAAACAGGGTTCTTTGGCATTGCGCGTGGGTATGAAAAGCAAACGTATATGGATGTGCTTACCAATCTTACCAAGAACTTTGGCAAGTTCTCTTTGATGGTCAATGTAGGGGCTTCTTTGCAGGATACACGTCGTGATGAGTTGGACAACCGCGGTCCTTTACGAGGAAATGGGATCCCTAATGTGTTCAACATCCAGAATATCGACCAAGCGGCTGCTAAAACCAAACTGTCGCAGTCAGGCTATACAGACCAAACGCAGTCTATCTTTGGTAGTGTTGAGTTGGGGTACAATCGTTGGGTATATCTCACTTTAACAGGTCGTAACGACTGGGCATCACAATTGGCTAACTCACCACAGTCATCATTCTTCTACCCTTCAGTAGGGCTTTCATCAGTTCTTACTGATTTGCTTTCCGATGAGGCTAAGACGAAGCTCTATCCTAAGTTGTCATTTGCGAAGGTGCGTTTGGCATTCAGTTCTGTAGGTTCTCCTTTTGATCGTGAACTTACAACACCTTCTTATACCTTTGATCAAGATTCAAAAACGTGGAAGTCTGTTTCCTATTTCCCTATAGGCTCCTTGTATCCTGAACGAACTGACTCGTATGAGGTGGGGATCGCTACTAAGTGGCTCAAAGGTAAACTAACCTTTGATGCTACATTCTATCAGACAAATACTTACAATCAGACTATCAAGGCTGAAATATCACCTTCAACAGGCTATGATGGCATCTACCTTCAAACAGGTGATGTCCGCAACCGTGGGATTGAAGTAGGCTTGGGCTACGATTTGAAGATTAAGGAGAAGTTCAATTGGAACTCATATTTTACAATGAGTTACAACGAGAACAAGATTATGTCGCTTGTGGAAGACTATGTGAACCCAGTAACAGGCAAGAGCGAAGGGCGTTCGTACCTTGAAAAAGGAGGTCTTGGAGGTGCTAAATACATCCTTAGAACAGGAGGCACATTAGGCGATGTCTATGCTACGAACGACTTCCGCCGCGATGCAGATGGTAACATCCTCACAGATGCCAACGGGAATGTAAATGTTGAAAACTACAAAGACTTTGACCAGTACAAGAAGTTAGGCAGTGTATTGCCTAAATACAATTTGGGTTGGCGTAACGACTTTAGCTTTGGTAATGTCGGCTTTGGGGTAATGTTTGCAGGGCGTGTAGGAGGTATCGCTGTTTCAATGACTGAAGCTGCCTTAGACCACTATGGTGTATCAAAGAACTCAGCTGACGCTCGTGATGCAGGCGGGGTAGACCTCAACGGATTTAAAGCCAATGCGAAGAGCTACTTTGAAGAGCGTGGTAAAAATCGTATCGCTCAGTACTACACCTATTCAGCCACCAACTTCCGTTTGCAAGAGGCTTATATATCATATAAATTGCCACGTAAGTTGATTAACAACACTATGGATTTGACCCTCTCCATTGTAGGGCGTAACTTGGCAATGCTTTACTGCAAGGCACCATTTGACCCTGAGGCTATTTCCTCAACAAGCAACTATTCGCAAGGGCTTGATTACTTTATGATGCCAAGCCTGAGAAGCTACGGACTCAGCCTTAAAGCTAACTTTTAATTAATAATGATTATAATGAGAAAATATATCATACCCGTACTTGCTTTACTTTCTATAGTAGGCTGTACAAAAGATTTTGACAGGTTTAACCGAAACCCTTATGGGGTAGGCGATAAAGAACTTGAGCGCATACCTACAGGAGGTAATGAACTTATTGAGTTACAAAAATTGGTAGTGCCTCAACAAGAAAACTCTTACCAGATGTGTTTTGACCTTGCTGCAACACCTTATGCAGGATATGCTTCACAACCTAAATTCCAAGCTGACTACCCTGTTTATAACCCTAAAACAGGCTGGACGAGCTACCTTTATGACGATACTAACCCTAAGGTATCAAAGGCGTACTTTGCCCTAAAAGGATATGCCAAAGGCGACAAAACGAAGCCTTTCTTTGCCTTGGGCTCTATCCTAAGGATTGCTATTACCCACTGGCTTACTGATAGCTATGGCCCCCTGCCTTACACACAAGTAGAGTCAGGGAAGAGCTATGTGCCTTATGATAGCCAATCGGACTTATACCTCGCTATGGGTAAAGACCTACAGGAGGCTATCACTGCACTTAAGGCCATTGATGCTGCCGACCGCCAGTATGCTGATTTTGACTTAGTATACAAAGGTGATATGACCAAGTGGGTAAAATACGCTAACTCACTACTATTGCGTATGGCAGTGCGTATGAGTGATGTAGATCCTACCAATGCAAGAGCTTTTGCCGAGTTTGCCCTAACCAATGGCGTGATTACAGATAATGCCGATAATGCTATGCTCACCACCGATGATAATGCTGCTTTTAAGGTAGCTGTATCTTGGAGCGACTCACGAGCAGGTGCTGACATTGTTGAGTATATGAATGCTTTTTCTGACCCTCGTCGTGAAAAGTACTTCACTGAAGTAGAGGGCTATCCTCAGAAGTACTTCGGTATGTTCTGTGGCTTAGCATCGTTTAAGCCTGTAGCGACAAACTATTCGGCTCCTTTGCTTAAAAAGGATTCACCAATGGTATGGATTACAGCTTCTGAAGTAGCTTTCTTAAAAGCTGAATTAGCACTCAAGGGCTGGACTTTTGTAGGTGATACTGCGGAGAATCTCTACAAGAAAGGTATTGAGCTATCGTTTGCACAACACGGTGCTGCTATAGGTTCTTATTTGAGCAATACCAATACACGTGGCAACTTCACCGATGCTAAAGAAGCAAGATACAACACCCAATTCTCTTCACCTATTACCGTCGCTTGGGATAATAGTGCCAGCACTGAGGTAAAGCTCTCGAAGATTATCACTCAAAAGTGGATTGCGATATATCCATACAATGCTCACGAGGCTTGGGCTGAATGGCGCCGTACAGGCTACCCTAACCTAATGCCTGTAAAAGAAAACAATAGTGGCGGCATTATTAGCAATATTTCGCAAGTAAATGGGAAAGACCGAGGAGGTATGCGCCGCTTGCCTTTTACCGTGAAAGAGAATGCTAATAACTCAGCCAATGTGGCTACAGCTCGTACCTACCTTGGAGGAGCTGATAATGGAGCGACTGACCTTTGGTGGGTGAAAAAATAACAACTTAACACACATAATTATATGAAACGATTGATAATACTAACCACTGCTTTGCTCGCAATGGCTTGTACCGACAGAGAGCCTATTGAGATTGAGGCACCTCAACGTACTATTCATACGGAGGCACTAAAGCAGTATAAAGCAAAT from Capnocytophaga haemolytica harbors:
- a CDS encoding SusC/RagA family TonB-linked outer membrane protein, with the translated sequence MRILLFLFAMISSVLFAQEKTVKGVVTDQKGMPLPGVSVVLKNSNPPKGVATDFDGNYEINVKNGSVLIFSSVGFTTQEKTAQGSGSSIKLNVTLKEEAQQLGEVVVTALGIKREEKALPYAAQQVKTEELTKVKDANFINALNGKVAGVTINRSSSGIGGASRVVMRGSKSIEKSNNALYVVDGVPMLSLTSKQGEGRFQSAGSTESIADINPDDIESMTVLTGASAAALYGSAAANGAILITTKKGKEGKMNIQFSSTSEVASPLMLPDFQNKYGNDGAVTSWGAALPEGAARYNVKDFFRPSTTFTNSVSLSGGTEKNQTYFSAASTNAQGIIPNNTYNRYNFTVRNTTHLLNDKLRIDASAGYILQNNLNMINQGEYMNPLVSAYLMPRGYGLDRAKAFEQYNPTTHIYEQVWGDLKAGSDGTFGGTFAGDYTLQNPYWEAYRNLREAKRNRYLLSLGVSLDLKQWSPTEKWDISGRIRTDNTHFTNTNKLYASTLAAGTDVSKTGFFGIARGYEKQTYMDVLTNLTKNFGKFSLMVNVGASLQDTRRDELDNRGPLRGNGIPNVFNIQNIDQAAAKTKLSQSGYTDQTQSIFGSVELGYNRWVYLTLTGRNDWASQLANSPQSSFFYPSVGLSSVLTDLLSDEAKTKLYPKLSFAKVRLAFSSVGSPFDRELTTPSYTFDQDSKTWKSVSYFPIGSLYPERTDSYEVGIATKWLKGKLTFDATFYQTNTYNQTIKAEISPSTGYDGIYLQTGDVRNRGIEVGLGYDLKIKEKFNWNSYFTMSYNENKIMSLVEDYVNPVTGKSEGRSYLEKGGLGGAKYILRTGGTLGDVYATNDFRRDADGNILTDANGNVNVENYKDFDQYKKLGSVLPKYNLGWRNDFSFGNVGFGVMFAGRVGGIAVSMTEAALDHYGVSKNSADARDAGGVDLNGFKANAKSYFEERGKNRIAQYYTYSATNFRLQEAYISYKLPRKLINNTMDLTLSIVGRNLAMLYCKAPFDPEAISSTSNYSQGLDYFMMPSLRSYGLSLKANF
- a CDS encoding SusD/RagB family nutrient-binding outer membrane lipoprotein; translated protein: MRKYIIPVLALLSIVGCTKDFDRFNRNPYGVGDKELERIPTGGNELIELQKLVVPQQENSYQMCFDLAATPYAGYASQPKFQADYPVYNPKTGWTSYLYDDTNPKVSKAYFALKGYAKGDKTKPFFALGSILRIAITHWLTDSYGPLPYTQVESGKSYVPYDSQSDLYLAMGKDLQEAITALKAIDAADRQYADFDLVYKGDMTKWVKYANSLLLRMAVRMSDVDPTNARAFAEFALTNGVITDNADNAMLTTDDNAAFKVAVSWSDSRAGADIVEYMNAFSDPRREKYFTEVEGYPQKYFGMFCGLASFKPVATNYSAPLLKKDSPMVWITASEVAFLKAELALKGWTFVGDTAENLYKKGIELSFAQHGAAIGSYLSNTNTRGNFTDAKEARYNTQFSSPITVAWDNSASTEVKLSKIITQKWIAIYPYNAHEAWAEWRRTGYPNLMPVKENNSGGIISNISQVNGKDRGGMRRLPFTVKENANNSANVATARTYLGGADNGATDLWWVKK